A DNA window from Cutaneotrichosporon cavernicola HIS019 DNA, chromosome: 2 contains the following coding sequences:
- the AGE2 gene encoding uncharacterized protein (Putative GTPase activating protein for Arf) yields MSRQDKATTERNARILRDLVKQPDNKNCADCRKNDARWASWNLGVFVCIRCSGIHRAMGTHISKVKSIDLDIWTPEQMDKWGNTRANAYWERHLKAGHVPPDHKIESFIRSKYESRRWAMEGPPPADPSVLDGAGPSGTASPPAAHPAARPQAPAQARPTPTVSAPAPRQGGAHPLLSRQSRSQPTAAPAPAPLLNFLDDGPSGHASASKATSPPAAAPAARPAQPATTAAKAAAPTAAPQSNIFDLDFKAPSPPAQKQQSSKNDIMSLFSQPQQQQQQGNFFNQNQSSQFGSWNGGGTSTQPPTGQATAAPVPTWGGGFGDQAAWGASQQQAQQQQGWGQPPQAQQQPQQGWGQNTTASANTWGSDPWAQPAQPAQAQPTPKKDDRDPFANIWG; encoded by the exons ATGTCTAGGCAAG ACAAGGCGACTACGGAGCGCAACGCGCGCAtcctccgcgacctcgtcaagcagCCCGACAACAAGAATTGTGCCGACTGCCGGAAGAATG acgCGCGCTGGGCCTCCTGGAACCT CGGCGTGTTTGTCTGTATCCGCTGCTCGGGTATCCACCGCGCGATGGGCACGCACATTTCGAAGG TTAAGAGCATCGACCTAGATATCTGGACGCCCGAGCAGATGGAC AAGTGGGGCAACACGCGCGCCAACGCGTACTGGGAGCGCCACCTCAAGGCCGGCCACGTCCCGCCCGACCA caaaATCGAGTCGTTCATTCGGAGCAAGTACGAGAGTCGCCGGTGGGCTATGGAGggcccgccgcccgccgaTCCGAGCGTGCTAGACGGTGCCGGGCCGAGCGGCACAGCCTCCCCTCCAGCCGCGCACCCCGCGGCTCGTCCACAGGCTCCCGCGCAGGCGCGGCCGACTCCGACCGTGTCGGCTCCCGCACCTCGACAGGGTGGTGCGCACCCACTCCTCTCGCGCCAGTCGCGTTCCCAACCCACTGCGGCCCCAGCACCTGCTCCTCTACTGAACTTCCTCGACGATGGACCGTCTGGACATGCCTCAGCGTCAAAGGCTACCTCCCCTCCCGCCGCTGCTCCTGCCGCCCGACCTGCTCAGCCTGCTACGACGGCAGCCAAAGCTGCCGCTCCGACGGCCGCGCCTCAGTCGAACATCTTTGATCTCGACTTCAAAGCGCCATCCCCGCCTGCGCAGAAGCAACAGTCGTCGAAGAACGACATCATGAGCCTGTTCTCCCAGCcgcaacagcagcagcagcagggaAACTTCTTCAACCAGAACCAGAGCTCACAGTTTGGCTCGTGGAACGGTGGGGGCACCAGCACCCAGCCGCCGACAGGACAGGCGACCGCTGCGCCCGTGCCGACATGGGGAGGCGGTTTTGGAGACCAGGCGGCGTGGGGTGCTTCTCAGCAGCAGgctcagcagcagcagggaTGGGGCCAGCCGCCGCAGGctcagcagcagccgcagcaggGGTGGGGTCAGAACACTACCGCCAGTGCCAACACCTGGGGATCTGACCCGTGGGCCCAGCCTGCTCAGCCTGCTCAGGCCCAACCTACTccgaagaaggacgacCGCGACCCATTCGCTAACATTTGGGGCTAG
- the PPM1 gene encoding uncharacterized protein (Leucine carboxyl methyltransferase), giving the protein MSLRPGLLPQLARIARPTVQKRGFHFLQETRAARPANPFKRVNDTHAVTRAAPARKNNSTLLYSIGLGLAGFALTTRTVRCDGTNIKPARAGPAELPIPQTAADPPAESIVSLPTLTFGALTGICAGVFVKKGFKLVAFLLGGVFVLLQYLQSKRYVTVDWNAVSKSYDGTFANTDENGQVVYPTAQGLLNGFIDFLTANFQQRATFVAGFLLGLRVG; this is encoded by the exons atGTCTCTCCGACCAGGCCTCCTCCCGCAACTGGCGCGAATCGCGCGTCCTACAGTCCAGAAGCGCGGCTTCCATTTCCTTCAGGAGACCCGCGCGGCCCGCCCCGCTAACCCGTTCAAGCGGGTGAACGACACTCACGCTGTAACTCGTGCCGCGCCGGCCCGCAAGAACAACAGCACTCTCCTGTACTCGATTGGCCTGGGACTCGCCGGATTCGCGCTCACGACCCGTACCGTCCGCTGTGACGGCACAAACATCAAACCCGCGCGTGCTGGTCCCGCCGAGCTGCCGATTCCCCAGACCGCCGCTGACCCGCCCGCCGAGAGCATCGTCTCGCTGCCCACACTCACGTTTGGCGCTCTCACGGGTATCTGCGCTGGCGTATTCGTCAAGAAGGGGttcaagctcgtcgcgttcctcctcggtggcGTGTTTGTGCTCCTCCAGTACCTCCAGTCTAAGAGATACGTGACTGTCGACTGGAACGCAGTTTCCAAGAGCTACGACGGCACGTTTGCGAACACGGACGAGAATGGCCAAGTCGTGTACCCCACGGCGCAGGGCCTGCTGAACGGCTTCATCGACTTCCTGACGGCCAACTTCCAGC AGCGCGCGACGTTTGTTGCGGGcttcctccttggcctgcgTGTCGGGTAG
- the GDT1 gene encoding uncharacterized protein (Uncharacterized protein family UPF0016) has protein sequence MAEKTPEEGNFHAFYQAFIMIVVSEIGDKTFLIAAILASKHSRVTVFAGAFGSLVIMSVLSAALGKFILGLVPKVWTLWAAAALFLVFGVKMAQESRHMQGDEMAEEMREAEEEIEEDSAEHDPTMRGAMPLEAIEEGRVARPLSKGLSGRTESPAPERGRAPERGRRTASRSRSRPSIQISIPGVGPLKDAPFIAQARESCRSGLQMVTNPVFAQAFILTFLGEWGDRSQITTIAMAGAHSVPVIAFGTILGHALCTLMAVIAGRWISTKLSVKKITIAGSIAFIFFAILYGHEAYTAGVNGDVDW, from the exons ATGGCAGAGAAAACACCAGAGGAAGGCAACTTTC acgCCTTCTACCAAGCGTTCATCATGATCGTCGTCTCTGAAATCG GCGACAAGACGTTCCTCATTGCGGCCATCCTGGCGTCCAAACACAGCCGCGTCACCGTCTTCGCTGGCGCCTTCGGCAGCCTGGTGATCATGTCGGTGCTCAGTGCCGCGCTGGGCAAGTTCATCCTCGGGCTCGTTCCAAAG GTGTGGACGCTCtgggcggccgcggcgctcttcctcgtcttcggAGTCAAGATGGCCCAAGAGTCGCGACACATGCagggcgacgagatggccgaggaaATGCGTGAGGCCGAagaggagatcgaggaggacagcgCGGAGCATGACCCAACCATGCGGGGCGCGATGCCGCTCGAGGCGATCGAGGAGGGACGGGTTGCTCGTCCACTCTCAAAGGGGCTGAGTGGGAGGACAGAGTCGCCAGCTCCGGAGCGCGGACGCGCACCCGAGCGTGGGCGGCggacggcgtcgcggtCCCGCAGCAGGCCGAGTATCCAGATCTCCATCCCTGGGGTCGGGCCGCTCAAGGACGCTCCGTTTATCGCACAGGCACGGGAGAGCTGTCGCTCGGGACTGCAGATGGTTACGAACCCTGTTTTTGCGCAGGCTTTCATTCTAACTTTCCTTGGCGAGTGGGGCGACCGCTCGCAGATCACTACTATCGCCATGGCAGGTGCACAT TCCGTGCCCGTCATTGCGTTCGGTACCATTCTTGGCCACGCGCTGTGCACCCTCATGGCCGTCATTGCTGGGAGATGGATCTCGACCAAGCTCTCGGTGAAGAAAA ttACGATTGCCGGCTCCATCGCGTTCATCTTCTTCGCCATCCTGTACGGGCACGAGGCATATACTGCCGGCGTGAATGGGGATGTGGACTGGTAG
- a CDS encoding uncharacterized protein (Flavoprotein), whose product MSSRLEATSAILGEYMLKGWTLTDLVCRQCQTTPLMRQPAAEAQREGRAPIQFCASCDGGPSGASASSPGGASQYESAASQELSPPSTPTRTRDIFSLSGASPTPPPASHAASAVGDPDAAADAISDLLLKGYALLSSTCPESTCRGIPLVGFPRRRDGSNDPRRECVSCGQRWVDEKDLAASGLRVSASVSSAATSLVATPTPARAGPPLRPATPSETGDEAESPQTRARRELYDQGNAIMQARADADAMKKAEEEALKMAGLDGRGMPLVLEAGPSTLEVKSKRSEKKKKDKGPTPSIRSRPFASDDHRPASPDGKLRVVLVTTGSVASIKMPLIVEALGADANVEVQVVATGSSLHFYDSSAIEAAHDGVGVWADADEWSDWKKIGDPILHIELRRWADLVVVVPCSADMLAKIAGGICDNLALSMLRALDGTPVVLCPAMNTFMYSHPLTQRHVQFLKDVLGYHILGPQGADSGRKLACGDVGAGKMTEWTDIVSIIRGYAALARTRTRSKKAMNATLRTLLVETEMDGEDEIANGNGDVVVTKEALAPAVTVGQTKQLSGGIASGLQRPAHALHALSALVLSVLNGTFLMPVLHVAALFLSALFATLAAPLSLFRFLLTPLLILLHVVFTLSSITLRVFQTRSDSPRELTKRPPSHVALILVDGGDPQLMAVRFVESVRRAILWAAEWGVHDVSVWDTAGLGVRFHSAVTHSLLNLPPSPPSSSASPRTSSDAGVSGHVGDDTVASSVYVNSPTGPRRVEVHFLAPSATDTVTRVTRRLAADGVHDIDQATLDAAIKADLRLPSDPELAIIHDLSPPGFLRGLLPRPAPELHGFPAWLLRITEIYAHPPRLPLQVPFVGKLLHNSPLPILRKFGASFPSSLDEGVLDSDEWEGAQAAWEGVDQRRGK is encoded by the exons ATGTCTTCACGACTAGAAGCCACTTCGGCCATT CTCGGCGAATACATGCTCAAAGGATGGACGCTGACCGACCTTGTGTGCAGGCAGTGCCAGACGACTCCTCTCATGCGCCAGCCAgcggccgaggcccagCGCGAGGGTCGCGCGCCGATACAGTTCTGCGCTTCGTGCGACGGCGGTCCCAGCGGGGCTTCTGCGTCCTCACCAGGCGGGGCGAGCCAGTACGAGTCTGCCGCTTCCCAAGAGCTCTCTCCACCTAGCACGCCGACCCGCACTCGCGACATCTTTTCCCTCTCCGGGGCCTCTCCaacgccaccgccagccTCTCACGCTGCCTCTGCCGTTGGAGACCCTGACGCAGCTGCCGACGCCATCTCcgaccttctcctcaaGGGTTACGCCcttctctcctccacctgcCCAGAGTCGACATGCAGAGGCATCCCACTGGTCGGATTCCCGCGCCGTCGGGATGGGAGCAATGACCCGCGCCGCGAGTGTGTGTCCTGTGGACAACGCTGGGTCGATGAGAAGGACCTCGCTGCGTCTGGTCTCAGGGTGTCTgcgagcgtgtcgagcgCCGCAACCTCGCTGGTCGCGACGCCAACACCAGCGCGCGCGGGCCCTCCCTTACGGCCTGCTACGCCGAGTGAGACCGGAGACGAGGCAGAGAGCCCGCAAACGCGCGCCCGCCGTGAGCTGTACGACCAGGGTAACGCAATCATGCAGGCTcgcgcggacgcggacgccatgaagaaggccgaggaggaggcacTCAAGATGGCAGGCCTGGATGGCCGCGGTATGCCGCTGGTCCTTGAGGCCGGGCCATCGACTCTCGAGGTGAAGAGCAAGCGTAgtgagaagaagaagaaggacaagggtCCCACCCCCTCGATCCGCAGCCGGCCGTTCGCTTCAGACGACCACCGCCCTGCCTCGCCCGATGGCAAGCtccgcgtcgtccttgtcacCACTGGCTCGGTGGCCAGTATCAAGATGCCGCTgatcgtcgaggcgctgggtGCCGACGCGAACGTTGAGGTGCAGGTCGTCGCAACGGGCTCAAGCTTGCACTTCTACGACTCGAGTGCGATCGAGGCAGCgcacgacggcgtcggtgTCTGGGCCGACGCGGACGAGTGGAGCGACTGGAAGAAGATCGGCGACCCAATTTTGCACATTGAGCTGCGGCGGTGGGCTGAcctcgttgtcgtcgtGCCTTGCAGTGCGGACATGCTTGCGAAGATTGCCGGCGGCATTTGCGACAACCTCGCG ctCTCGATGCTCCGCGCACTCGATGGCACGCCGGTCGTACTGTGTCCCGCCATGAACACATTCATGTACAGCCACCCGCTCACGCAGCGGCACGTCCAGTTCCTCAAGGACGTGTTGGGCTACCACATTCTCGGGCCGCAGGGCGCTGACTCTGGGCGCAAGCTGGCCTGTGGCGACGTGGGCGCGGGTAAGATGACTGAGTGGACCGACATCGTTTCCATCATCCGCGGGTatgccgcgctcgcgcgcacgcgcacacGCTCGAAGAAGGCTATGAACGCGACGCTGCgcacgctcctcgtcgagaccgagatggatggggaggacgagatcgcGAACGGGAACGGCGATGTCGTTGTCACGAAGGAGGCCCTCGCCCCGGCTGTGACCGTAGGCCAGACGAAACAGTTGTCCGGCGGTATCGCTTCCGGACTGCAGCGGCCTGCGCACGCTCTGCACGCACTCTCTGCTCTCGTCCTTTCGGTCCTAAACGGCACATTTCTGATGCCTGTCCTGCACGTCGCCGCCTTATTCCTCTCGGCCCTCTTCGCCACTCTCGCCGCTCCTCTCTCGCTCTTTCGATTTCTTCTCACGCCGCTGCTGATCCTTCTGCACGTCGTCTTCACCCTCTCCTCGATCACGCTACGTGTGTTCCAGACGCGCTCTGACAGCCCGCGCGAGCTGACAAAGcggccgccctcgcacGTCGcactcatcctcgtcgatggcggGGACCCGCAGCTCATGGCGGTGCGTTTCGTCGAGAGCGTGCGTCGAGCCATTCTGTGGGCCGCCGAATGGGGTGTCCACGACGTCAGTGTGTGGGACACGGCTGGTCTCGGTGTTCGCTTCCACTCGGCCGTGACGCACAgtctcctcaacctcccgccctctccaccctcgAGTTCGGCGTCACCGCGTACCAGCTccgacgccggcgtcaGCGGACACGTTGGAGACGACACCGTCGCCTCGAGCGTGTACGTCAACAGCCCCACTggtccgcgccgcgtcgaggtacATTTCCTCGCTCCCTCCGCGACGGACACGGTCACCCGCGTAAcacgccgcctcgccgccgacggcgtGCACGATATCGACCAGGCcacgctcgacgcggcgaTTAAGGCTGACCTCCGCCTTCCCTCAGACCCCGAACTCGCGATCATCCACGACCTGTCGCCGCCTGGCTTCCTGCGTGGCCTCCTGCCGCGTCCTGCGCCCGAGCTCCACGGCTTCCCCGCTTGGCTTCTGCGCATTACGGAGATCTACGCGCACCCTCCCCGCCTCCCGCTCCAGGTGCCGTTCGTCGGCAAGCTGCTGCACAACTCACCGCTTCCCATCCTGCGCAAGTTTGGCGCTTCCTTTCCTTCCAGCTTAGACGAGGGCGtgctcgactcggacgagtgggagggtgCGCAAGCGGCGTGGGAGGGCGTCGATCAACGCCGCGGCAAGTAG